One segment of Rhizobium leguminosarum DNA contains the following:
- a CDS encoding ABC transporter permease encodes MSAEVEFAPSGFSAAEPPPRPAGNIAAAALRFGSLIAFAAILIIFSLTAPYFLSIGNIGNVLGQSAISGVLAIGLTIVLIAGGSNVVTGGIDLSLAANMGLSAAVYASLTQLGYGDATAIAAAILTGALIGTVNAIAVVYAGIVPLLTTLAVMNVVAGLELVLTGNTVLPASTPFLSALSASDAFGIPVLAYVLLGFTAITTAIVQYTPLGLCLYAVGEFPDAARAAGLPLRRLLAGAFVASGVSGGIAGILSVSYLSGSTTGAGEMLLPVVVTALLGSVFSRRLVPTITGTLLSALLVGFLVNGFQLLNISSTLVSGVQGVLILIVVSATTLLRRQEA; translated from the coding sequence ATGTCGGCTGAAGTAGAATTCGCGCCTTCCGGTTTTTCCGCTGCGGAACCGCCTCCCCGGCCGGCCGGCAATATTGCGGCTGCGGCATTGCGCTTCGGATCGCTGATCGCATTCGCCGCCATCCTGATCATCTTTTCGCTGACCGCGCCCTATTTCCTCAGCATCGGCAATATCGGCAACGTGCTTGGTCAATCGGCCATCTCAGGTGTACTTGCCATCGGTCTGACGATCGTGCTGATCGCCGGCGGCTCCAATGTCGTCACCGGCGGCATCGACCTGTCGCTCGCTGCCAATATGGGCCTCAGCGCCGCCGTCTATGCGAGCCTGACGCAACTCGGCTACGGCGATGCGACGGCGATCGCGGCGGCGATCCTCACCGGCGCCCTGATCGGCACGGTCAATGCCATTGCCGTCGTCTATGCCGGTATCGTGCCGCTGCTGACCACGCTGGCCGTCATGAACGTCGTCGCCGGCCTGGAATTGGTACTGACCGGCAATACCGTCCTGCCGGCCTCGACGCCTTTCCTGTCGGCGCTATCCGCCTCGGATGCTTTCGGCATCCCCGTTCTTGCCTATGTGCTCCTCGGCTTCACGGCCATCACCACGGCGATCGTGCAGTATACCCCGCTCGGCCTGTGTCTCTACGCCGTCGGTGAGTTTCCGGATGCGGCGCGTGCCGCCGGCCTGCCGCTTCGCCGGTTGCTGGCCGGCGCGTTCGTTGCCAGCGGCGTCTCCGGCGGCATCGCCGGTATCCTGTCAGTTTCCTATCTGAGCGGCAGCACGACCGGCGCCGGCGAGATGCTGTTGCCCGTGGTCGTGACGGCCCTGCTCGGCTCGGTCTTTTCGCGCCGGCTGGTTCCGACGATCACCGGGACGCTGCTTTCGGCCCTTTTGGTCGGCTTCCTGGTCAATGGTTTCCAGCTGCTGAACATTTCGAGCACGCTGGTCAGCGGCGTCCAGGGCGTGCTCATTCTCATCGTCGTTTCCGCGACCACGCTGCTGCGCCGGCAGGAGGCCTGA
- a CDS encoding sugar ABC transporter ATP-binding protein: MTAISLRQPATARDDIIRFEGIVKHFGGAQALAGASLIVRRGTIHGLVGQNGAGKSTLIKLLAGLHQPDGGRIEIEGQTFDRLTPHLAEELGIHFIHQDRLLVPTFTVGEALFLGREPRISGTPFLDRRLMQRRASDILNDYFGIRLPNAALISELSTAEKQIVQITRALLNQPKVLVFDEPTAALVRREADILFRLIRRLRDEGVTIIYISHYLNEIEELCDHVTVLRNGLDVASLPIGETSASAIARLMVERDIKEMFPKPQVTPGEDILKVEQLSAPGKYSDISFTLRRGEVLGLTGLLGSGAKELVRALFGLETPASGHIEISGKAARFTNPTQAAGREIALVPEDRRRHGVALDLSVAENISLSSLGRFTRFGFLDRRREQQEVDALITRLQVKTNGRNALLRTLSGGNQQKVAIAKWLSRRSEVYLLDEPTVGVDIGSKVEIYTLIGELAARGAGVIVLSSDLPELIGITDRILVLFRGRVVREFISSETTADAVLAQSTGSSEGQRHVG; encoded by the coding sequence ATGACGGCCATTTCGTTGAGGCAGCCGGCGACGGCACGCGACGACATCATCCGCTTTGAAGGCATCGTCAAGCATTTCGGCGGCGCTCAGGCGCTTGCCGGTGCGTCGCTGATCGTCAGGCGCGGAACCATCCACGGTCTCGTCGGCCAGAACGGCGCCGGCAAGTCGACGCTGATCAAGCTGCTGGCCGGTCTTCATCAGCCGGACGGCGGCCGTATCGAGATCGAAGGGCAAACATTCGACAGGCTGACGCCGCATCTTGCCGAAGAGCTCGGTATCCACTTCATTCACCAGGATCGGCTGCTGGTGCCGACCTTCACCGTTGGCGAAGCCCTGTTCCTTGGCCGGGAGCCGCGGATATCGGGCACGCCGTTCCTCGACCGGCGACTGATGCAGCGCCGGGCATCTGACATTCTCAACGACTATTTCGGTATCCGGTTGCCGAACGCCGCATTGATCAGCGAATTGTCGACGGCCGAAAAGCAGATCGTGCAGATCACCCGCGCGCTCCTTAATCAGCCGAAGGTGCTCGTTTTCGACGAGCCGACGGCCGCATTAGTGCGCCGCGAGGCCGATATCCTCTTCCGGCTGATCCGCCGTCTGCGCGACGAAGGCGTCACCATCATCTATATCTCGCATTACCTGAACGAAATCGAAGAGCTTTGCGACCACGTCACCGTGCTGCGCAATGGGCTCGACGTGGCCTCCCTGCCGATCGGGGAGACCTCAGCCAGCGCGATTGCGCGGCTGATGGTCGAACGCGATATCAAGGAGATGTTTCCGAAGCCGCAGGTGACGCCCGGCGAAGACATCCTCAAGGTCGAGCAGCTGTCGGCGCCGGGGAAATATAGCGACATCAGTTTCACGCTTCGCCGCGGCGAGGTGCTCGGCCTCACCGGCCTGCTCGGCTCCGGCGCAAAGGAGCTGGTCCGCGCGCTTTTCGGTCTGGAGACCCCGGCTTCCGGCCATATCGAAATCAGCGGCAAGGCTGCCCGTTTCACCAATCCCACCCAGGCGGCCGGCCGCGAAATCGCCCTGGTGCCGGAAGATCGCCGTCGCCACGGCGTCGCGCTCGACCTCAGCGTCGCGGAAAATATCAGCCTTTCGAGCCTTGGCCGCTTCACGCGCTTCGGCTTTCTCGATCGCAGACGCGAACAGCAAGAAGTGGACGCTCTGATTACGCGGCTGCAAGTGAAGACCAATGGGCGCAATGCCCTTCTGCGCACGCTTTCCGGCGGCAACCAGCAGAAGGTCGCCATCGCCAAGTGGCTGAGCCGCCGCTCCGAGGTCTATCTCCTCGACGAACCAACAGTCGGCGTCGATATCGGCTCCAAGGTCGAAATCTATACGCTGATCGGTGAACTCGCGGCGCGCGGCGCCGGCGTTATCGTGCTGTCTTCGGATCTGCCCGAACTGATCGGCATCACCGATCGCATCCTGGTGCTCTTCCGCGGCCGCGTCGTGCGAGAATTCATCTCGTCGGAGACCACGGCAGATGCGGTGCTCGCTCAATCGACCGGATCATCCGAGGGACAACGCCATGTCGGCTGA
- a CDS encoding sugar ABC transporter substrate-binding protein encodes MSIEKSENGLGRRDLLKLSAAAGAVVAGAALVGQKPVFAADEELSLKGKRIAISATGTDHFFDLQAYNAQIEEVKRLGGEPIAVDAGRNDGKLVSQLQTLIAQKPDAIVQILGTLSVIDPWLKKARDAGIPVLTVDVGSTNSINNTTSDNWGIGKDLALQLVSDIGGEGNIVVFNGFYGVTPCAIRYDQLVNVVKYFPKVKILQPELRDVIPNTVQDAFTQITAILNKYPEKGSIKAIWSAWDIPQLGATQALAAAGRTEIRTYGVDGSPEVLQLIADPNSPAGADVAQQPAEIGRTAIRNVAKLLAGQTLPRETYVPALLANKTNVGEVTKKLGIG; translated from the coding sequence GATCTGTTGAAACTGTCTGCCGCGGCCGGGGCCGTCGTCGCGGGTGCTGCGCTCGTCGGGCAGAAGCCGGTTTTCGCGGCCGACGAAGAGCTGTCGCTGAAAGGTAAGCGCATCGCCATCAGCGCAACCGGCACCGATCACTTCTTCGACCTGCAGGCCTATAATGCCCAGATCGAAGAGGTAAAGCGCCTCGGCGGCGAGCCGATCGCAGTCGATGCCGGACGCAACGACGGCAAGCTGGTCTCGCAGCTGCAGACGCTGATTGCCCAGAAGCCGGATGCGATCGTTCAAATCCTCGGCACGCTCAGCGTCATCGATCCCTGGCTGAAGAAGGCGCGCGATGCCGGAATCCCGGTTCTGACCGTCGACGTCGGCTCGACCAATTCGATCAACAACACCACCTCCGATAACTGGGGCATCGGCAAGGATCTGGCGCTGCAGCTCGTCTCCGATATCGGCGGCGAAGGCAATATCGTCGTCTTCAACGGCTTCTACGGCGTAACGCCCTGCGCGATCCGCTACGACCAGCTGGTCAATGTCGTCAAATATTTCCCGAAGGTGAAAATCCTCCAGCCGGAACTGCGCGACGTCATCCCGAACACCGTGCAGGACGCCTTCACGCAGATCACGGCGATCCTCAACAAATATCCGGAAAAGGGTTCGATCAAGGCGATCTGGTCGGCCTGGGACATCCCGCAGCTTGGCGCGACCCAGGCTTTGGCTGCCGCCGGACGCACGGAGATCCGCACCTACGGTGTCGACGGCAGCCCGGAAGTGCTGCAACTCATCGCCGACCCGAATTCGCCGGCCGGCGCCGATGTCGCCCAGCAGCCGGCGGAAATCGGCCGCACCGCCATCCGCAACGTCGCCAAGCTGCTCGCCGGCCAGACCCTGCCGCGCGAAACCTATGTTCCGGCACTGCTCGCCAACAAGACCAATGTCGGCGAAGTCACCAAGAAACTCGGTATCGGCTGA